GAAATGCCATACTTTCTGATCTTCAACGTTACATAGGAAATAATTTCCGTCTAGGCTGGCCAATTCCTCAAAAAGTTTCTGAAAAATGCCGACTGCTTGTGCATTCTTATTTCAAAAACACATCGATTACTATGAGTTCTTTTAGTGTTGCCTTTGGCAGATAATGGCCAAACAATTCCAGCTGCTCAAACGTTGGAGCAATACCAGCCAACTAATATAAATGCACTAACATTATTACATGAAAAACGCTTCTTTTTGTACCTTGACTGGCTCAATTTGAGCCTTCAAAAGCTTCTGAAGAGTGCCAAAGTCTTTCTCATACAATCTAAATTGTTTTACCTAATCATCCAGTCCTATTACACACTACGTTTTATTCTTTACGTTGTGACGCCCCCATCTGGGTACTGAGATCCAAATCGACCGGCTCTTCCCGCAATTTGCTTTGCCTGTGACGGCGTCAGCAGAGTTACGTCAGATCCGTCAAATTTTGTCAAAGTACTAAATATAATTCTCTTTATATTCctagagaaaacgatcgactATACGAAGCAAAGTCTGAAAAGCTTAATATACAGATTGAGTCCCATTCCTATTGCGTCCGATGCCACAAGAAAATTGCACCCTGAGCTATTATCATTAAACAATTGAGCCTGCTCGGCTCTCGTTGCCGGAGGCAATCCCCCATAAATGACAGCACATCGCTGCCCCCCAGTCGTCTTCTCGACTCTTCGTCTCAGCTTAAAAATGTCTTTCCGCGAAAAGGCAACAACGCAGTCGCCAGGTTCAAGTCGTCGAAAGTCTCCTATATAGAAATTTTTAGAGCAGAATAACAGAATCTAGTCAAATCACCTCTGAGGCTCGTATTGAGACGCGTCAAGGGTGTTAATCTCTCGTGCTTCCTCAACTGCAGTTAGTACAAGATCGATTATGATTATGTGCTATATTCTCTAAAATTGCCTCAATTTTGTCGTCGGTGAATTCCAAAAGCTTGTGGATAATATCTATAGCGGACTCTTCGCCGCACAAATGCATCTCCCTAGCTCTAAGGCCTgtgaaatttaattaatgagaCTCTGATTCATTTGATACAATGGACTCGCCTAAGAGTGCCTTAGTCCATGCCCAGCCTCTCCTATCGTCACGAATCATTTGTATCTCGTCAACTACGGCGCACTCATCTATAAATCGAACGTCAGACTACGTATACGTGTTTGCATTGATTACATTGAAATTGCGTATTAGCCATTTCAACGGTACATGACAAATGAGAAGAGACTGTTTCTCCATCTGGATGAGCTAgctgtctttcttctccGGTCACCAAATCGCAAGCAACGCCCTCAAAAAAAAATGTCAGTCTATGTCTCAACTCATTTCTCAGACGGAATCACTTCTGCATTGGTTCTCTTGTAAATCTCGTGTGCTAGAAGTCTCAGGGGACCGCAGTATATTCCAGACGCCGCCTGCCTGAAATTTTTTAATGCTGCGTGAGTTTTTCCGCTATTTGTTGGTCCAGCATGATACACAATGTGACGAGAAATCCGACGCGTTGCTGGAAACCTAAAGAAAGGTATACagtttctaattaaataattatatgtCTTACCAATCGGCTGGTATGGTCAAATCACTGATGTTTTTCAGTTCATCTAGACAGTCCACAAGTGGATAGGCTGATCGAGAAAATTCCAAAAAGTGAGGAAAAAGGTCGTTAATGTTGCctggatgacgtcaaaatataATTGCTACAATTTCTTCACAATTCAATAGTAGATGACCTTTGTCATCGCAGAGGGAAGAAACTATTTGTCTAAGTTCAGCTGTTGGATTTCCCTTGAGAAGAAATCTTTTGAAATCTCCGCAGGCTCGCGGGTAAAATTCgcctaaataattaattaaatggaTTATCTTATTCAATATTCAACAGAACCATTTATGCCGTGTTGCGACGCCAACAATTTCGACTTTTCCGCTCGAGAAAAATTCTGGATGAGTCGCTTGACCGAATCTGAAGAACAGAATGGACACGATTCCCGATTTCGCTCTAAAAATCGCACTTTTCTTCAGCTGCACTGTCTCGTCGTAACTGGAAGCATTTCTCCAAACCTTTAGGCAAACCCTGCGCATGCTGGCGCGTCCAGTTCCGCAAAAAATTGGTAATTTTGCGAGCATGTTATTCTCCTAACGCGCGTCCTTGCTCAGAAAAAGCTCGGAAATGAAGCGAAAAGTCGTTCTCTTGGCGTGCGGATCATTTAATCCTATTACGCACATGCATCTGCGAATGTTtggtaaaaaagaaaaggctcgCAAAAGCTCGATACACAAGAACGTCATCTTAGAAACGGCTCGAGATCActtgacgaaaacgaagaaatgcGGAGTCATTCACGGCGGAATAATTTCTCCAGTCAACGACAAGtacgagaaaaaggtaaagaGACGGAGAAATCAGTAAAAAAAACCCTTGATTTAGAGAGACACTTTAGGGTTTGGTAGCCGGTTTCCATAGAGTAGCCATGGTCAAGGCAGCAGTAGGCTCATCAGATTGGATCAACGTCGACAGCTGGGAAGTCGAGCAACCAGGATGGACAGTAACGCGAAGAGTCATAGAACACTTCCAAGAGACACATGACCCATCGAGACAGAGTAACCGTCCTAGAGTACAGtacatcaaaaaaatttcaatttaattttttagatctCCAATTTAAACTTCTCTGCGGTGCCGATCTCCTGGAATCGTTTGCCGTGCCCAATCTGTGGGACGAAGAGGATATCGAAGTGATTCTCAAAGATTTCGGATTGGTTGTTATGACTCGAGCTGGATCGAATCCCCAGCAGTTTATTGACCAGTCTCCCCAGCTGACGAGACTGAAGGTGCGTTCGAAGAAACGATAGTCgaatatttcttcttctatcgATTCCTCCAGGATTTTATTGATATCATTGATGAGCCTCCCCACGCGATAAGTGCCACGCTAATACGGTAAGTATTATGCATCTAAGTAATTAGAAAGATATTTGTGTCTAGGGAATACTTAAAGTCTGGAAAGAGTGTCAAGTATCTCATACCAGATACAGTTATTGATTACATAAAGCAGAACCAGTTGTACACGTAACTGATTATTGCTTTTTTAGTCACACGGCAAAAATAGATTGAGCGTGACGTGTATTGGTAATTTTAGGTTCTCAAAAGAATGCACCTAGATTAGAGAGAACTTGAGTAGGAAGTTACGTTCGAGACTGCGTACCTGCAGTCTCCTGGACTGTTCATCAGCTCCAAATAGTCGTGTAAAGGGTCCTATAAATCTGTTGATTTTTACACTCGCTACCCGTGCTTGTCTTTGCACCTTTTGTGACGGAGTCAAGTTCTTTCATTTGGACTCTTAGAGAATAAACAACCTGTAATGGCAAATACGTAAACGATAGCTTAACGTAACGATACTTATTGATTGCCTTTCTAGATGGTCgaattgaaaatatttctttacTGTTAACGTGCAATGTAGCAGCAGAGTCATCAGGGAAAATTCTCTAGATGCTTTGCTTGATAAACTCTAGGAGTGTCTACTAATAGAAATCTACCTGCACGGCTATCAATAACGTTGATTCCGTTTTCACCCATTCCGCCTTAATTTTGAAGTGAAACGTGTAAACGAAAACCGTCTCGGAAATATAGTCTAGTTTCTAGAAAACACAAGTTAGCTTTGGTACAAAGAGCAATCAATATGCTTACGTTTTCTAATAGAAATCCTTGGCGCATGGCACGCTTTTCGAACAGAGAAGACGCGCCCATTCCCCCGCCAGAAAATAACTGTAATAATTATTCTGTAGAAGTCTGGTCGATTTTTTTTGGTACCGTTGCGTATTGATATTGCCACAAATCTATCATCTTTTCAGAGCTAAACAAGCGCATCTTCTGGATTTCTA
The Oscarella lobularis chromosome 3, ooOscLobu1.1, whole genome shotgun sequence DNA segment above includes these coding regions:
- the LOC136185163 gene encoding ATP-dependent RNA helicase SUPV3L1, mitochondrial-like — its product is MLAKLPIFCGTGRASMRRVCLKVWRNASSYDETVQLKKNSVKRLIQNFSRAEKSKLLASQHGINGEFYPRACGDFKRFLLKGNPTAELRQIVSSLCDDKGNINDLFPHFLEFSRSAYPLVDCLDELKNISDLTIPADWFPATRRISRHIVYHAGPTNSGKTHAALKNFRQAASGIYCGPLRLLAHEIYKRTNAEGVACDLVTGEERQLAHPDGETVSSHLSCTVEMANTQFQYECAVVDEIQMIRDDRRGWAWTKALLGLRAREMHLCGEESAIDIIHKLLEFTDDKIELRKHERLTPLTRLNTSLRGDFRRLEPGDCVVAFSRKDIFKLRRRVEKTTGGQRCAVIYGGLPPATRAEQAQLFNDNSSGCNFLVASDAIGMGLNLNIKRIIFSTLTKFDGSDVTLLTPSQAKQIAGRAGRFGSQYPDGGVTTLYEKDFGTLQKLLKAQIEPVKLAGIAPTFEQLELFGHYLPKATLKELIKLFEELASLDGNYFLCNVEDQKAVAELVERLPLNMKDKYIFCLAPVDTKKTLVTASLYKMAKMMSRFASVSAQDVREMIRWPIASPRTSEELQTVESAHEVIDVYLWLSQRFPEVFAAVVDVREMQTVLESVISRTIAENSTLKPRQTKLEEKREEANSFAMLRLVSESSNSTESSAFEKKLAQRYGIRRKDLEMLKRLWIKSVVKKFKRG
- the LOC136185167 gene encoding nicotinamide/nicotinic acid mononucleotide adenylyltransferase 3-like, with protein sequence MKRKVVLLACGSFNPITHMHLRMFETARDHLTKTKKCGVIHGGIISPVNDKYEKKGLVAGFHRVAMVKAAVGSSDWINVDSWEVEQPGWTVTRRVIEHFQETHDPSRQNLQFKLLCGADLLESFAVPNLWDEEDIEVILKDFGLVVMTRAGSNPQQFIDQSPQLTRLKDFIDIIDEPPHAISATLIREYLKSGKSVKYLIPDTVIDYIKQNQLYT